A single region of the Streptomyces caelestis genome encodes:
- a CDS encoding enoyl-CoA hydratase/isomerase family protein: MASPDKDLVPVLDKDGVRLTVDDAIATVTLTNPAKRNAQSPALWRALTEAGRQLPGSVRVVVLRAEGKSFSAGLDRQAFTPEGFDGEPSFIDLARGSDAELDATIAEYQEAFTWWRRSDIVSVAAVQGHAIGAGFQLALACDLRVVADDVQFAMRETSLGLVPDLTGTHPLVGLVGYARALEICVTGRFVTAEEAVNTGLANVAVPAGELDDTVRDLTSAVLAAPRDAVIETKALLRGAQDRTYEDQRGAERQAQARRLRDLAGAGD; this comes from the coding sequence ATGGCTTCGCCCGACAAGGACCTCGTTCCCGTACTCGACAAGGACGGCGTACGACTCACCGTCGACGACGCGATCGCCACGGTGACGCTGACCAACCCGGCCAAGCGCAACGCGCAGAGCCCCGCTCTGTGGCGGGCGCTGACCGAGGCCGGGCGGCAGCTGCCGGGCTCCGTCCGCGTCGTGGTGCTGCGGGCCGAGGGCAAGTCCTTCTCGGCCGGTCTCGACCGGCAGGCGTTCACTCCCGAGGGCTTCGACGGGGAACCGTCGTTCATCGACCTCGCGCGTGGGAGCGACGCCGAGCTGGACGCGACCATCGCCGAGTACCAGGAGGCGTTCACCTGGTGGCGGCGCAGCGACATCGTCTCCGTCGCCGCCGTCCAGGGGCACGCCATCGGGGCGGGCTTCCAGCTCGCCCTCGCCTGCGACCTGCGCGTCGTCGCCGACGACGTGCAGTTCGCCATGCGCGAGACCAGCCTCGGACTCGTGCCCGACCTGACGGGCACGCATCCGCTGGTGGGACTCGTCGGATACGCCCGCGCGCTGGAGATCTGCGTGACCGGGCGCTTCGTCACGGCCGAGGAGGCCGTGAACACCGGGCTGGCCAACGTGGCCGTGCCCGCCGGCGAACTCGACGACACGGTCCGCGACCTCACTTCGGCCGTGCTCGCCGCGCCCCGCGACGCGGTCATCGAGACCAAGGCGCTGCTGCGTGGCGCGCAGGACCGCACCTACGAGGACCAGCGCGGCGCGGAACGCCAGGCCCAGGCCCGCCGTCTGCGCGACCTCGCGGGCGCCGGGGACTGA
- a CDS encoding inorganic phosphate transporter gives MESFSLILAIVVVTALAFDFTNGFHDTANAMATTISTGAMRPKVAVAMSAVLNLVGAFLSVEVANTISKGLVDESGIRPEVIFAALVGAILWNLLTWLVGLPSSSSHALMGGLIGATIASAGVGAVHGDVLVTKVLIPAIAAPLVAGVAALLATRLTYSLGKKADGKASAKGYRAGQIASAGLVSLAHGTNDAQKTMGVITLALVAGGAVAPDSDPPMWVILSAGIAIALGTYLGGWRIIRTMGKGLTDLQPQQGFAAQTSAATVILASSHLGFSLSTTHSVSGSVMGAGLGRKGGVVRWSTATRMFVAWGLTLPAAALVAALAEYVTGFGSWGTAVVAVFLVASSAAIWKISRREVVDHTNVNDTDEAEPAGVVTTAMAAVTPPPTGSATEDPVPSFPAQAAAERTPSTTTTV, from the coding sequence ATGGAAAGCTTCTCGCTGATCCTCGCGATTGTGGTGGTAACCGCACTCGCGTTCGATTTCACGAACGGTTTCCACGACACCGCGAACGCGATGGCCACGACCATTTCCACGGGTGCCATGAGGCCCAAGGTCGCCGTCGCCATGTCCGCCGTCCTCAACCTGGTCGGCGCCTTCCTGTCCGTGGAAGTCGCCAACACGATCTCCAAGGGTCTCGTCGACGAGTCCGGCATCCGTCCCGAGGTCATCTTCGCCGCCCTGGTCGGCGCGATCCTCTGGAACCTGCTGACCTGGCTGGTCGGCCTGCCGTCCAGCTCCTCTCACGCCCTGATGGGCGGCCTGATCGGTGCCACGATCGCCTCGGCCGGCGTCGGCGCGGTGCACGGTGACGTCCTGGTCACCAAGGTGCTGATCCCGGCGATCGCCGCCCCGCTGGTCGCGGGCGTCGCGGCGCTGCTCGCCACACGGCTGACGTACTCCCTCGGCAAGAAGGCCGACGGCAAGGCCTCCGCGAAGGGCTACCGCGCCGGCCAGATCGCCTCCGCGGGCCTGGTCTCGCTGGCCCACGGCACCAACGACGCCCAGAAGACGATGGGTGTCATCACCCTCGCCCTGGTCGCCGGCGGCGCCGTCGCCCCCGACTCCGACCCGCCCATGTGGGTCATCCTCTCCGCGGGCATCGCCATCGCGCTCGGCACGTACCTCGGCGGCTGGCGCATCATCCGCACCATGGGCAAGGGCCTGACCGACCTCCAGCCGCAGCAGGGCTTCGCCGCCCAGACCAGCGCGGCGACGGTCATCCTGGCCTCCTCCCACCTCGGTTTCTCGCTCTCCACGACCCACTCCGTGTCCGGCTCCGTGATGGGCGCGGGCCTCGGCCGCAAGGGCGGCGTCGTCCGCTGGTCGACGGCGACGCGGATGTTCGTCGCGTGGGGCCTGACGCTGCCGGCGGCGGCCCTGGTGGCCGCGCTCGCCGAGTACGTCACCGGCTTCGGCAGCTGGGGCACCGCGGTGGTGGCCGTCTTCCTCGTCGCCTCCAGCGCGGCGATCTGGAAGATCTCGCGGCGTGAGGTCGTCGACCACACCAACGTCAACGACACCGACGAGGCGGAGCCGGCCGGTGTGGTGACCACGGCCATGGCCGCGGTGACGCCGCCGCCGACCGGCTCGGCGACGGAGGACCCGGTGCCGTCCTTCCCGGCCCAGGCCGCCGCCGAGCGGACGCCCTCGACGACCACCACGGTCTGA
- a CDS encoding helix-turn-helix domain-containing protein encodes MAETLKKGSRVTGAARDKLAADLKKKYDAGASIRALAEETGRSYGFVHRMLSESGVTLRGRGGATRGKKATA; translated from the coding sequence GTGGCCGAGACTCTGAAGAAGGGCAGCCGGGTGACCGGCGCCGCGCGCGACAAGCTCGCGGCAGACCTGAAGAAGAAGTACGACGCCGGTGCGAGCATCCGGGCGTTGGCCGAGGAGACCGGCCGCTCGTATGGCTTTGTGCACCGCATGCTCAGTGAGTCGGGCGTCACGCTGCGAGGGCGTGGCGGGGCGACACGGGGCAAAAAGGCCACGGCCTGA
- a CDS encoding VOC family protein, which produces MAGTSGGRPSIYPTLLYADAKAAIRQLTEAFGFTELSVYEGEDGAVMHAELVQGNGAVMVGTKGTGSVFDKAMKNAGTTGVYVVVDDVDAHHRRAVDHGAEILMPPTDQDYGSRDYMARDVEGNVWSFGTYAPETAG; this is translated from the coding sequence ATGGCAGGCACGTCCGGCGGGCGTCCGAGCATCTACCCGACGCTGCTGTACGCCGACGCGAAGGCGGCGATCCGGCAGCTCACGGAGGCCTTCGGCTTCACGGAGCTGTCGGTGTACGAGGGCGAGGACGGCGCGGTGATGCACGCAGAGCTGGTGCAGGGCAACGGCGCGGTGATGGTCGGCACCAAGGGCACCGGAAGCGTCTTCGACAAGGCGATGAAGAACGCGGGCACGACCGGGGTGTACGTCGTCGTGGACGACGTGGACGCACACCACCGCCGCGCCGTGGATCACGGCGCGGAGATCCTGATGCCCCCGACGGACCAGGACTACGGCTCGCGGGACTACATGGCCCGGGACGTCGAGGGCAACGTGTGGAGCTTCGGGACGTACGCGCCCGAGACAGCGGGCTGA
- a CDS encoding ABC-F family ATP-binding cassette domain-containing protein — protein MISASGIELRAGARVLIENATFRVAKGDRIGLVGRNGAGKTTLTKCLAGQGMPAGGTITRSGEVGYLPQDPRTGDLDILARDRILSARGLDVLIRKMRDNEQRIANGQGSTREKALKQYERQETEFLTKGGYAAEAEAATIAAALNLPDRVLGQPLHTLSGGQRRRIELARILFSDADTLLLDEPTNHLDADSIIWLRDYLKTYRGGFIVISHDVDLVETVVNKVFYLDANRAQIDVYNMGWKLYQQQREADEKRRKRERQNAEKKASALHSQADKMRAKATKTVAAQNMARRADKLLAGLEAERKSDKVAKLRFPEPAPCGKTPLMAEGLSKSYGSLEIFTDVDLAIDKGSRVVILGLNGAGKTTLLRLLGGVEQPDTGAVVPGHGLKLGYYAQEHETLDPERTVLENMRSAAPDLDLVEVRKTLGSFLFSGDDVDKPAGVLSGGEKTRLALATLVVSSANVLLLDEPTNNLDPASREEILGALRTYKGAVVLVTHDEGAVEALQPERIILLPDGVEDLWGSDYADLVALA, from the coding sequence GTGATCTCCGCCTCCGGTATCGAGCTGCGCGCCGGTGCCCGCGTCCTCATCGAAAACGCCACCTTCCGTGTCGCCAAGGGCGACCGCATCGGCCTCGTCGGCCGCAACGGCGCGGGGAAGACGACCCTCACCAAGTGCCTGGCCGGCCAGGGCATGCCCGCCGGCGGCACCATCACCCGCTCCGGCGAGGTCGGCTACCTCCCGCAGGACCCCCGCACCGGCGACCTCGACATCCTCGCCCGCGACCGCATCCTCTCCGCGCGCGGCCTCGACGTACTGATCCGCAAGATGCGCGACAACGAGCAGCGCATCGCCAACGGCCAGGGGTCCACCCGCGAGAAGGCGCTCAAGCAGTACGAGCGGCAGGAGACGGAGTTCCTCACCAAGGGCGGGTACGCCGCCGAGGCCGAGGCCGCCACCATCGCCGCCGCGCTCAACCTGCCCGACCGGGTGCTCGGCCAGCCCCTGCACACGCTCTCCGGCGGTCAGCGCCGCCGTATCGAGCTGGCCCGGATCCTGTTCTCCGACGCGGACACGCTGCTGCTCGACGAGCCGACCAACCACCTCGACGCCGACTCGATCATCTGGCTGCGCGACTACCTCAAGACCTACCGCGGCGGCTTCATCGTGATCTCCCACGACGTCGACCTGGTCGAGACGGTCGTCAACAAGGTGTTCTACCTGGACGCCAACCGCGCCCAGATCGACGTCTACAACATGGGCTGGAAGCTCTACCAGCAGCAGCGCGAGGCCGACGAGAAGCGCCGCAAGCGCGAGCGGCAGAACGCCGAGAAGAAGGCCTCCGCGCTGCATTCGCAGGCCGACAAGATGCGGGCCAAGGCCACCAAGACCGTCGCCGCGCAGAACATGGCCCGCCGAGCGGACAAGCTGCTGGCCGGCCTGGAGGCCGAGCGGAAGTCCGACAAGGTCGCCAAGCTCCGGTTCCCCGAGCCCGCGCCCTGCGGCAAGACCCCGCTGATGGCCGAGGGCCTGTCGAAGTCGTACGGCTCGCTGGAGATCTTCACCGACGTCGACCTGGCCATCGACAAGGGCAGCCGCGTCGTCATCCTCGGCCTCAACGGCGCCGGCAAGACCACCCTGCTGCGGCTGCTGGGCGGCGTGGAGCAGCCCGACACGGGCGCGGTCGTCCCCGGCCACGGTCTGAAGCTCGGCTACTACGCGCAGGAGCACGAGACCCTCGACCCGGAGCGCACGGTCCTGGAGAACATGCGCTCGGCCGCCCCCGACCTGGACCTGGTGGAGGTCCGCAAGACGCTCGGCTCGTTCCTGTTCTCCGGCGACGACGTCGACAAGCCCGCCGGTGTCCTCTCCGGCGGCGAGAAGACCCGCCTGGCGCTCGCCACCCTGGTCGTGTCCTCGGCGAACGTGCTGCTCCTCGACGAGCCGACCAACAACCTCGACCCGGCCAGCCGCGAGGAGATCCTCGGCGCGCTGCGCACGTACAAGGGCGCGGTCGTCCTCGTCACGCACGACGAGGGCGCCGTCGAGGCGCTCCAGCCGGAGCGGATCATCCTGCTGCCCGACGGTGTCGAGGACCTGTGGGGCTCCGACTACGCGGACCTCGTCGCCCTCGCTTGA
- a CDS encoding cobalamin biosynthesis protein: protein MSAGRVFAYGAAAGLIGDLLLGDPRRGHPVAVFGRAAGAVERVLWRDHRGWGALHTVVCAGGAVALGGVATRAVRDCAVASVALTGVATWAVVGGTSLAREARAIGRALEAGDVEGARARLPHLCGRDPQALDADGIARAVVESVAENTSDAVVGALVWGAVGGVPGLLGFRAVNTLDAMVGHKSARYRRYGWASARLDDLAGWPGARLTAVLAALAGDDPRGAVRAWRADAGKHPSPNAGPVEASFAGALGVRLGGTLSYGGRVEHRPVLNGAERGVGTRDIERAVRLSRRVGWLALGVCVAARRIAKGRTS from the coding sequence ATGAGTGCCGGCCGCGTCTTCGCGTACGGCGCCGCCGCCGGTCTGATCGGTGACCTGCTGCTCGGCGATCCTCGCCGGGGGCATCCGGTCGCCGTGTTCGGACGGGCCGCGGGGGCCGTGGAACGGGTGTTGTGGCGGGACCACCGGGGGTGGGGCGCGCTGCACACCGTGGTGTGCGCCGGAGGGGCGGTCGCGCTCGGGGGCGTCGCCACGCGTGCCGTGCGGGACTGCGCCGTCGCCTCCGTCGCGCTGACCGGCGTCGCCACCTGGGCCGTGGTCGGGGGGACTTCGCTCGCGCGGGAGGCGCGGGCCATCGGGCGTGCCCTGGAGGCGGGGGACGTCGAGGGGGCCCGGGCGCGGCTGCCGCATCTGTGCGGGCGGGACCCACAGGCGCTCGACGCCGACGGGATCGCCCGGGCCGTGGTCGAGTCCGTCGCCGAGAACACCTCCGACGCGGTCGTGGGGGCACTCGTGTGGGGGGCCGTCGGCGGTGTGCCGGGGCTCCTCGGGTTCCGGGCCGTCAACACCCTCGACGCCATGGTCGGGCACAAGTCGGCCCGGTACCGGCGCTACGGGTGGGCCTCCGCGCGGCTGGACGATCTCGCCGGATGGCCGGGGGCCCGGCTGACCGCCGTGCTCGCGGCCCTGGCAGGGGACGATCCACGGGGAGCCGTGCGGGCATGGCGTGCCGACGCCGGCAAGCATCCGAGCCCCAACGCCGGGCCCGTGGAGGCCTCGTTCGCGGGGGCGCTCGGGGTGCGGCTGGGCGGGACCCTGTCGTACGGCGGGCGCGTCGAGCACCGGCCGGTGCTCAACGGGGCGGAGCGCGGCGTCGGCACCCGCGACATCGAACGGGCCGTGCGGCTGTCCAGGCGCGTCGGCTGGCTCGCGCTCGGCGTCTGTGTCGCCGCGCGCCGCATCGCGAAAGGGCGTACGTCATGA
- a CDS encoding cobyric acid synthase: MTGGGLLVAGTTSDAGKSVVTAGICRWLVRQGVKVAPFKAQNMSLNSFVTREGAEIGRAQAMQAQACRVEPTALMNPVLLKPGGERSSQVVLLGKPVGELSARGYHGGRQQQLLGTVLDCLEQLRGTYDAVICEGAGSPAEINLRRTDIVNMGIARNAGLPVLVVGDIDRGGVFASFFGTVALLSREDQECVAGFLVNKFRGDVSLLEPGLDMLQGLTGRRTYGVLPFRHGLGIDEEDGLRVSLRGTVRESVVAPPVGEDVLRVAVCAVPLMSNFTDVDALAAEPGVVVRFVDRPEELADADLVIVPGTRGTVRALEWLRERGLAGALVRRAAEQRPVLGICGGFQILGEHIEDDVESRLGHVEGLGVLPVRVRFAREKTLTRPEGEALGERVEGYEIHHGVADVQGGAAFLDGCRVGQTWGTHWHGSLESDGFRRAFLREVAAAAGRRFVPAPDTSFAALREEQLDRLGDLIEQHADTDALWRLIESGAPRGLPFIPPGAPA, encoded by the coding sequence ATGACGGGCGGTGGGCTTCTGGTCGCCGGTACCACCTCCGACGCCGGCAAGAGCGTCGTGACCGCCGGGATCTGCCGGTGGCTGGTGCGGCAGGGTGTCAAGGTGGCGCCCTTCAAGGCGCAGAACATGTCCCTCAACTCCTTCGTGACGAGGGAGGGTGCCGAGATCGGGCGGGCGCAGGCCATGCAGGCGCAGGCCTGCCGGGTCGAGCCGACCGCGCTGATGAACCCGGTACTGCTCAAGCCCGGTGGCGAGCGCAGCAGTCAGGTCGTGCTGCTGGGCAAGCCGGTCGGGGAGCTCAGCGCCCGCGGGTACCACGGCGGACGGCAGCAGCAGCTGCTCGGGACCGTACTGGACTGCCTGGAGCAGTTGCGGGGCACGTATGACGCGGTGATCTGTGAGGGGGCGGGCAGTCCCGCCGAGATCAATCTGCGGCGGACCGACATCGTCAACATGGGGATCGCCCGCAACGCCGGGCTCCCCGTGCTCGTCGTCGGCGACATCGACCGGGGCGGTGTCTTCGCCTCGTTCTTCGGGACCGTGGCGCTGCTGTCGCGCGAGGACCAGGAGTGCGTCGCCGGGTTCCTCGTCAACAAGTTCCGGGGGGACGTCTCCCTGCTGGAGCCGGGGCTCGACATGCTCCAGGGGCTCACCGGGCGGCGTACGTACGGCGTCCTGCCCTTCCGGCACGGGCTGGGCATCGATGAGGAGGACGGGCTGCGTGTCTCCCTGCGGGGGACGGTCCGGGAGTCCGTCGTGGCCCCGCCGGTCGGCGAGGACGTGCTGCGCGTCGCCGTGTGCGCCGTTCCGTTGATGTCCAACTTCACGGACGTGGACGCGCTGGCCGCCGAACCCGGTGTGGTGGTGCGGTTCGTGGACCGGCCGGAGGAACTCGCCGACGCCGACCTCGTCATCGTGCCCGGGACCCGGGGGACCGTCCGTGCGCTGGAGTGGCTGCGGGAGCGCGGGCTGGCCGGCGCGCTCGTGCGCAGGGCCGCCGAGCAGCGGCCCGTCCTCGGGATCTGCGGCGGCTTCCAGATCCTCGGCGAGCACATCGAGGACGACGTGGAGAGCCGCCTGGGTCATGTCGAGGGCCTCGGGGTCCTGCCCGTGCGGGTGCGGTTCGCCCGCGAGAAGACCCTCACCCGGCCGGAGGGCGAGGCCCTCGGGGAGCGCGTCGAGGGCTACGAGATCCATCACGGGGTCGCCGACGTCCAAGGGGGTGCAGCCTTCCTCGACGGCTGCCGGGTCGGCCAGACCTGGGGCACGCACTGGCACGGCTCGCTGGAGTCGGACGGGTTCCGGCGGGCGTTCCTGCGCGAGGTGGCGGCCGCCGCGGGGCGCCGCTTCGTGCCGGCGCCGGACACCTCGTTCGCCGCGCTGCGCGAGGAGCAGCTCGACCGGCTCGGCGACCTGATCGAACAGCACGCGGACACGGACGCGCTGTGGCGGCTCATCGAGTCGGGCGCGCCGCGAGGACTGCCCTTCATTCCACCGGGAGCGCCCGCATGA
- a CDS encoding alpha/beta hydrolase, whose amino-acid sequence MRTVRAAAAAVTAVIGVGAAAVAAGRYASGAALKAPPGRPLPTEPRLTVHGTAAGQISLTRDLAALRPGRYGLSGNGSHAVVGPVLANTPHPADTVVRRLERVTHGTLKPGDKAWLTPNVYVGNPSSALGLEHADIDIPGELGALPAWFVPGDRDTWVIAVHGLGTTRELAMNVMGFLHRNRFPVLALAYRGDLGAPRPPDGLNHLGETEWRDLDAAIRYAVRYGARQVVLHGWSTGATMALRAAAHSGLRDRVSGLVLDSPVLSWETTLRALAAARRTPGALLPLAVRAAQGRTGMYGDRGPGTDPSDGLRVPALVFHGPDDTVAPWQLSRRLADARPDVVALRTVGHAPHGAMWNADPQGYEEALRRFLTPLM is encoded by the coding sequence GTGCGTACTGTCAGAGCGGCGGCCGCTGCCGTCACCGCCGTGATCGGGGTCGGCGCCGCCGCCGTGGCCGCCGGACGGTACGCCAGTGGCGCCGCGCTCAAGGCGCCTCCCGGCCGGCCCCTGCCCACCGAACCCCGGCTCACCGTGCACGGCACCGCCGCGGGGCAGATCAGCCTCACCCGGGACCTGGCCGCCCTGCGGCCCGGCCGCTACGGCCTGTCCGGCAACGGCTCCCACGCGGTCGTCGGCCCCGTCCTGGCCAACACCCCGCACCCCGCCGACACCGTCGTACGCCGCCTGGAGCGGGTCACGCACGGCACGCTGAAACCCGGAGACAAGGCCTGGCTCACGCCGAACGTGTACGTCGGCAACCCGAGCTCCGCCCTCGGCCTCGAACACGCCGACATCGACATCCCCGGCGAACTCGGCGCCCTGCCCGCGTGGTTCGTGCCGGGGGACCGGGACACCTGGGTGATCGCCGTGCACGGCCTGGGCACCACCCGGGAACTCGCCATGAACGTCATGGGGTTCCTGCACCGCAACCGCTTCCCGGTGCTCGCCCTCGCCTACCGCGGCGACCTGGGCGCACCCCGCCCGCCCGACGGCCTGAACCACCTCGGCGAGACCGAGTGGCGCGACCTCGACGCCGCGATCCGCTACGCCGTGCGCTACGGCGCCCGGCAGGTCGTCCTGCACGGCTGGTCCACCGGCGCCACCATGGCCCTGCGCGCCGCCGCGCACTCGGGACTGCGCGACCGCGTCTCCGGGCTCGTCCTGGACTCCCCGGTGCTCAGCTGGGAGACCACCCTGCGCGCCCTCGCCGCGGCCCGCCGCACCCCGGGCGCGCTGCTGCCCCTGGCCGTCCGCGCCGCACAGGGCCGTACCGGCATGTACGGCGACCGCGGCCCTGGCACGGACCCCTCCGACGGCCTCCGGGTCCCGGCGCTCGTCTTCCACGGACCGGACGACACCGTGGCACCCTGGCAGCTCTCCCGCCGGCTCGCCGACGCCCGTCCCGACGTGGTCGCCCTCCGCACCGTCGGCCACGCGCCCCACGGAGCGATGTGGAACGCCGACCCGCAGGGCTACGAGGAGGCGCTGCGGCGCTTCCTGACACCTCTCATGTGA
- a CDS encoding class II aldolase/adducin family protein gives MAEQRGDGRGAGDVRGGGPDVGESRRRGVRPEEARAWEELVTTARRTVSDGLVVGTSGNVSVRVGDTVLVTPSGVPYDRLKPDDVTGVGLDGRQVLGTLVPTSELPMHLAVYRTTGARAVVHTHAVHATAVSTLVSELPLIHYMAAALGGPVRVAPYATYGTDELAENMLRALADRSGCLLQNHGTVTHGASLDQAYDRTAQLEWMCRLWLTATSVPGLSPSLLSEEQLAEVQERLRGYGQRR, from the coding sequence ATGGCTGAGCAGCGAGGCGACGGGCGAGGCGCGGGGGACGTCCGGGGCGGTGGACCGGATGTGGGGGAGTCGCGGCGCAGGGGTGTGCGCCCCGAGGAGGCGCGGGCCTGGGAGGAACTCGTCACGACGGCTCGCCGGACCGTCTCCGACGGCCTCGTCGTCGGCACGTCGGGGAACGTCTCGGTGCGCGTCGGGGACACGGTCCTGGTCACGCCGTCGGGCGTCCCCTACGACCGGCTGAAGCCGGACGACGTGACCGGCGTCGGACTCGACGGCCGGCAGGTTCTCGGCACGCTCGTCCCGACCAGCGAGCTGCCCATGCACCTCGCGGTCTACCGCACGACGGGCGCCCGTGCCGTCGTCCACACCCACGCCGTGCACGCGACGGCCGTCTCGACGCTCGTGTCGGAGCTGCCGCTGATCCACTACATGGCCGCCGCGCTCGGCGGGCCCGTCCGGGTCGCCCCGTATGCCACGTACGGCACCGACGAGTTGGCCGAGAACATGCTCCGCGCCCTCGCCGACCGCTCCGGCTGCCTCCTCCAGAACCACGGCACCGTCACCCACGGCGCGTCACTGGACCAGGCCTACGACCGCACTGCCCAGCTGGAGTGGATGTGCCGCCTGTGGCTGACCGCCACATCGGTACCGGGCCTGTCCCCGAGCCTGCTGTCCGAGGAGCAACTGGCGGAGGTACAGGAACGACTCCGCGGCTACGGCCAACGCCGCTGA